In a single window of the Salvelinus alpinus chromosome 15, SLU_Salpinus.1, whole genome shotgun sequence genome:
- the LOC139539463 gene encoding serine-rich adhesin for platelets-like, producing the protein MEQSNSARSRATSVMETTEEGKLNSVEDLTLMDFLQNLTEKQWRGIREGMFDPLTKQQLAGLCLRIDQFLSDKLMQIIIPGLYELLGIQDAASSQLSQRSLTASLTSLLDDKAKTKSRVRFTEAGVPKRPGSRKSYNSFRIPTPYPSSNCMEQKEEEEQESQQLKFKEFYLTKEMGSLGSGSYLPKGAMRSQTSLSEVQKKTTNSESLHVLLGLSEDTLVTCVQDSLQGSLSKLACMSDSPSGSAGSMMLIPAVMAELAKDVKSAVSLVVKSASASQTSLVTSGRRGDSETKVTESMVRELAAKLEKVDQESKSLTGQVMSTISDTKVAFVDENEQSLLEVLKDKITFLASHVGFIDDLDALIRKYESSYNISESGSSCTLTSKSIQKLSSRLFLTSAMQAVSGVLAKKVSSLSFPSSVVQSELTGAVSGQTLSGIVKTESIHPVGSAASVVVKTFVSDMKSLAESEESPQQKSAWSAAAHIYHSIQNNLKDYFGKLQRCALKSIVTSDDNITNAEFKETVPLPCLDMKYRPSKSEPQLPESTGEVTLQRGLSESSKLLWAQTDSEESKLLLTTCTKEVISELLVLYNTEMSKEDPLYTVGEKGSDFSIERQQFVEGVLAQLGDISHSRASSSIVCEFPSQIEDSRSNATASLTSLLNCMKKLSSEEFKRNATQAVSEFLVEKSTSSLTSAKPAYSVASRSGSIQNRYTWSKDICADSAAFGIIDTFVEDLQSLAQPAEVEEREPDLQEKAQKLQSRIWSATTSLYNNIKKTLKDFTIHQRRSDMLSRMSSHIPTEDSEHLGTKEHICLASQDLRQASKSVPHLPSLNLEVALHRGVSESSKLLWTETDEALLTNSTKEVISTILTSCEDQTSNAPCFSTVGKKISDMSLEVNVLVGGVLSQLNNISWSRSPTPCEDMFERLQDSPERTSPVSLDCSTAASKGIASSHSLSTKSLQKLSSHEFQTKAEKGVSEVLSRSFNIVEEGTTDQSVSTSTTSTDIIQTMVKDQQELTQTTHSSDMVSGTSLLTTGQVSEKRIWSVARNIYHSLQSKIKEIIRKDLQRSDTTLDSIKMFTYQSSSASLRANLGHLEVNQSSVTSGGKDACVDIPHKLLPKTTELSGSMLEDNGMIRCRSAASQKTRKPSSSRSSISPTPTSKSRQSAMALCFTRDSHTH; encoded by the exons ATG GAGCAGAGCAATTCTGCCAGGAGCAGAGCAACCTCAGTGATGGAAACCACAGAAGAGGGGAAGCTCAACAGTGTGGAAGATCTGACACTTATGGACTTCCTTCAAAACCTAACTGAGAA GCAATGGAGGGGGATTCGTGAGGGCATGTTTGACCCG CTGACAAAACAACAGCTTGCCGGCTTGTGTCTGAGGATTGACCAGTTTTTATCGGACAAGCTGATGCAGATCATCATCCCAGGTCTTTACGAACTACTGGGCATCCAAGATGCTGCCTCCTCTCAATTGTCACAGAGATCTCTCACAGCGTCACTCACCAGCCTGTTAGACGATAAGGCTAAAACCAAATCCCGAGTGAGATTTACTGAGGCTGGTGTACCTAAGAGGCCAGGCAGTCGAAAGTCTTACAATAGCTTTCGCATCCCGACTCCCTACCCTTCCTCCAACTGTATGGAGCAAAAAGAGGAAGAAGAGCAGGAATCACAACAACTTAAGTTCAAGGAGTTTTACCTGACTAAGGAGATGGGCAGTCTGGGCAGTGGAAGCTACCTGCCCAAGGGGGCCATGAG GTCTCAAACCTCTCTGTCTGAGGTGCAGAAGAAAACAACCAACTCTGAGTCTCTACATGTCCTTTTAGGTCTCTCAGAGGACACCCTCGTCACCTGTGTGCAGGACAGCCTGCAAGGTTCTCTCTCCAAACTTGCATGCATGTCCGATTCTCCATCTGGAAGTGCAGGCTCTATGATGCTAATCCCTGCTGTAATGGCAGAGTTGGCTAAAGATGTCAAGTCGGCCGTATCACTGGTCGTTAAGAGTGCCTCCGCAAGTCAAACCTCTCTAGTGACATCTGGAAGAAGGGGAGACTCGGAGACCAAGGTGACTGAAAGCAtggtgagagagctggctgctaaacTTGAAAAAGTTGACCAAGAGAGCAAGAGTCTAACAGGGCAAGTCATGAGCACCATCTCTGACACAAAGGTGGCTTTTGTTGACGAGAACGAACAGAGTTTGCTGGAAGTTCTGAAGGACAAGATCACGTTTTTGGCATCGCATGTTGGCTTCATTGACGatcttgatgccctgataaggaAATACGAGAGCAGCTACAATATTAGTGAATCTGGTTCCTCCTGCACGCTCACATCTAAGAGCATCCAAAAACTCTCCAGCCGGCTGTTTCTAACATCAGCAATGCAAGCAGTGAGTGGAGTTCTTGCCAAAAAAGTCAGTAGTTTGAGCTTTCCTAGTTCAGTCGTTCAGTCTGAGTTAACAGGTGCTGTATCAGGTCAAACATTGTCTGGCATTGTAAAGACAGAGTCAATTCACCCAGTGGGCTCAGCAGCGTCAGTAGTTGTTAAGACTTTCGTGTCAGATATGAAGTCCTTGGCTGAATCTGAAGAGAGTCCGCAACAGAAGAGTGCCTGGTCTGCTGCTGCTCATATCTACCACAGCATCCAAAACAACTTGAAAGATTATTTCGGCAAGCTTCAGCGATGTGCCTTAAAGAGCATTGTCACATCTGATGACAACATCACAAATGCTGAGTTTAAGGAGACAGTTCCACTTCCTTGCTTAGACATGAAATATAGGCCCAGTAAGAGTGAGCCTCAGTTGCCAGAGTCCACTGGTGAAGTTACTTTACAAAGAGGCCTAAGTGAGAGCTCAAAACTTCTTTGGGCACAAACTGACTCAGAAGAAAGCAAGCTCCTTCTGACAACTTGCACCAAAGAAGTCATCTCAGAGCTTCTGGTCTTGTACAACACTGAGATGTCAAAGGAGGACCCCCTGTACACTGTTGGAGAAAAAGGATCAGACTTCTCTATTGAGAGACAACAATTTGTAGAAGGTGTTCTGGCTCAGCTTGGGGATATCTCCCATTCCAGGGCCTCATCATCAATAGTATGTGAGTTCCCCTCTCAAATTGAGGACAGCAGAAGTAATGCCACAGCTTCTTTGACCAGTCTGTTAAATTGCATGAAAAAACTCTCAAGTGAGGAATTCAAGAGAAACGCCACTCAAGCAGTGAGTGAGTTCCTAGTTGAAAAGTCCACCAGTAGCTTAACTAGTGCAAAGCCTGCTTATTCTGTAGCGTCCAGGTCTGGTTCCATTCAAAACCGGTACACATGGTCAAAGGATATTTGTGCAGATTCTGCTGCCTTTGGCATCATTGACACATTTGTGGAAGACCTGCAGAGCTTGGCGCAACCTGCagaagtagaggagagagaacctgacCTCCAGGAAAAAGCACAAAAGCTACAGAGCAGGATCTGGTCAGCTACCACTAGTTTATATAACAATATTAAGAAGACATTAAAGGACTTCACCATTCACCAGCGGAGGTCAGACATGCTGAGCAGAATGTCCAGTCATATACCCACAGAGGACTCTGAACATCTTGGGACTAAGGAGCACATTTGTTTGGCAAGCCAGGACTTGAGGCAAGCTAGTAAGAGTGTGCCTCACTTGCCCAGTTTGAACCTTGAAGTGGCTCTACACAGGGGTGTCAGCGAGAGTTCAAAACTTCTCTGGACTGAAACAGACGAGGCTCTACTGACCAATAGTACCAAAGAGGTCATTTCAACAATCTTGACCTCATGCGAGGATCAGACATCAAATGCACCTTGCTTCTCCACAGTAGGAAAGAAAATATCTGATATGTCCCTTGAGGTCAACGTGTTGGTAGGTGGTGTTCTGTCTCAGCTGAATAACATCTCCTGGTCAAGGTCCCCAACACCATGTGAAGACATGTTTGAACGTCTCCAAGATTCTCCTGAGCGAACCTCTCCAGTAAGTCTAGATTGCAGCACGGCTGCCTCCAAAGGCATTGCATCTTCCCATAGTCTTTCAACAAAGAGCCTCCAGAAACTCTCTAGTCATGAGTTCCAAACCAAAGCTGAGAAAGGAGTGAGTGAGGTCCTCTCTAGATCATTTAACATTGTGGAGGAAGGTACAACAGATCAGTCTGTATCTACATCCACCACATCTACTGATATTATACAAACCATGGTGAAAGACCAGCAGGAGCTCACCCAGACCACCCATTCATCTGACATGGTATCTGGAACCTCCCTGCTCACCACTGGACAGGTTTCTGAGAAAAGGATCTGGTCTGTTGCTCGTAACATCTACCACAGTCTGCAAAGTAAGATTAAGGAGATTATCAGAAAAGATCTTCAAAGATCAGACACAACTCTTGATTCAATCAAAATGTTTACATATCAAAGCAGTTCTGCATCACTGAGAGCTAATCTCGGCCATCTTGAGGTCAACCAGAGCAGTGTTACATCTGGTGGAAAAGATGCCTGTGTGGACATTCCGCATAAATTACTACCTAAAACCACTGAGCTCTCAGGATCCATGCTGGAGGATAATGGCATGATCCGTTGTAGGAGTGCTGCCAGCCAAAAGACAAGAAAGCCCTCTTCTTCacgctcctccatctctccaacaCCTACTTCAAAATCAAGGCAGTCAGCAATGGCACTTTGCTTTACCCGGGACTCCCATACCCACTGA
- the LOC139539462 gene encoding serine-rich adhesin for platelets-like, producing the protein MEQSNSARSRATSVMETTEEGKLNSVEDLTLMDFLQNLTEKQWRGIREGMFDPLTKQQLAGLCLRIDQFLSDKLMQIIIPGLYELLGIQDAASSQLSQRSLTASLTSLLDDKANTKSRVRFTEAGVPKRPGSRKSYNSFRIPTPYPSSNCMEQKEEEEQESQQLKFKEFYLTKEMGSLGSGSYLPKGAMRSQTSLSEVQKKTTNSESLHVLLGLSEDTLVTCVQDSLQGSLSKLACMSDSPSGSAGSMMLIPAVMAELAKDVKSAVSLVVKSASASQTSLVTSGRRGDSENKVTESMVRELAAKLEKVDQESKSLTGQVMSTISDTKVAFVDENEQSLLEVLKDKITFLASHVGFIDDLDALIRKYESSYNISESGSSCTLTSRSIQKLSSRLFLTSAMQAVSGVLAKKVSSLSFPSSVVQSELTGAISGQTLSGIVKTESIHPVGSAASVVVKTFVSNMKSLAESEESPQQKSAWSAAAHIYHSIQNNLKDYFGKLQRCALKSIVTSDDNITNAQFKETVPLPCLDMKYRPSKSEPQLPESTGEVTLQRGLSESSKLIWAQTDSEESKLLLTTCTKEVISELLVLYNTEMSKEDPLYTVGEKGSDFSIERQQFVEGVLAQLGDISHSRASSSIVCEFPSQIEDSRSNATASLTSLLNCMKKLSSEEFKRNATQAVSEFLVEKSTSSLTSAKPAYSVATRSGSIQNRYTWSKDICADSAAFGIIDTFVEDLQSLAQPAEVEEREPDLQEKAQKLQSRIWSATTSLYNNIKKTLKDFTIHQRRSDMLSRMSSHIPTEDSEHLGTKEHICLASQDLRQASKSVPHLPSLNLEVALHRGVSESSKLLWTETDEALLTNSTKEVISTILTSCEDQTSNAPCFSTVGKKISDMSLEVNVLVGGVLSQLNNISWSRSPTPCEDMFERLQDSPERTSPVSLDCSTAASKGIASSHSLSTKSLQKLSSHEFQTKAEKGVSEVLSRSFNIVEEGTTDQSVSTSTTSTDIIQTMVKDQQELTQTTHSSDMVSGTSLLTTGQVSEKRIWSVARNIYHSLQSKIKEIIRKDLQRSDTTLDSIKMFTYQSSSASLRANLGHLEVNQSSVTSGGKDACVDIPHKLLPKTTELSGSMLEDNGMIRCRSAASQKTRKPSSSRSSISPTPTSKSRQSQWHFALPGTPIPTEFPAQIDFPIVRNTIIEDFIHTEDLLPLTFVDKVRQAAGVVVNIMVESVENTQENGQGASHLNDLRSAVRKLRKIISTWTIHIFSHELVDKVIAIQDSHSTPHVLTLEAAKSVSDSILSRLKWGKEQCAISKKLSSHLLQIFAEEIVKGFLKQWSDEYENINFDVSVQNDPKTSTCMVILQMITKATAKCYFESTTSVATSDIVDGVFDLARDTTSSTGEQVLTFNTKGSKKVSKNLCPQESLEYQPQNTSPTVYFTESMTNSHGFFAPEGNYDIASSFPLEEKSRKPSLFTRLCRAITKGFSSPFKSSRKSKLFH; encoded by the exons ATG GAGCAGAGCAATTCTGCCAGGAGCAGAGCAACCTCAGTGATGGAAACCACAGAAGAGGGGAAGCTCAACAGTGTGGAAGATCTGACACTTATGGACTTCCTTCAAAACCTAACTGAGAA GCAATGGAGGGGGATTCGTGAGGGCATGTTTGACCCG CTGACAAAACAACAGCTTGCCGGCTTGTGTCTGAGGATTGACCAGTTTTTATCGGACAAGCTGATGCAGATCATCATCCCAGGTCTTTACGAACTACTGGGCATCCAAGATGCTGCCTCCTCTCAATTGTCACAGAGATCTCTCACAGCGTCACTCACCAGCCTGTTAGACGATAAGGCTAACACCAAGTCCCGCGTGAGATTTACTGAGGCTGGTGTACCTAAGAGGCCAGGCAGTCGAAAGTCTTACAATAGCTTTCGCATCCCGACTCCCTACCCTTCCTCCAACTGTATGGAGCAAAAAGAGGAAGAAGAGCAGGAATCACAACAACTTAAGTTCAAGGAGTTTTACCTGACTAAGGAGATGGGCAGTCTGGGCAGTGGAAGCTACCTGCCCAAGGGGGCCATGAG GTCTCAAACCTCTCTGTCTGAGGTGCAGAAGAAAACAACCAACTCTGAGTCTCTACATGTCCTTTTAGGTCTCTCAGAGGACACCCTCGTCACCTGTGTGCAGGACAGCCTGCAAGGTTCTCTCTCCAAACTTGCATGCATGTCCGATTCTCCATCTGGAAGTGCAGGCTCTATGATGCTAATCCCTGCTGTAATGGCAGAGTTGGCTAAAGATGTCAAGTCGGCCGTATCACTGGTCGTTAAGAGTGCCTCCGCAAGTCAAACCTCTCTAGTGACATCTGGAAGAAGGGGAGACTCGGAGAACAAGGTGACTGAAAGCAtggtgagagagctggctgctaaacTTGAAAAAGTTGACCAAGAGAGCAAGAGTCTAACAGGGCAAGTCATGAGCACCATCTCTGACACAAAGGTGGCTTTTGTTGACGAGAACGAACAGAGTTTGCTGGAAGTTCTGAAGGACAAGATCACGTTTTTGGCATCGCATGTTGGCTTCATTGACGatcttgatgccctgataaggaAATACGAGAGCAGCTACAATATTAGTGAATCTGGTTCCTCCTGCACGCTCACATCTAGGAGCATCCAAAAACTCTCCAGCCGGCTGTTTCTAACATCAGCAATGCAAGCAGTGAGTGGAGTTCTTGCCAAAAAAGTCAGTAGTTTGAGCTTTCCTAGTTCAGTCGTTCAGTCTGAGTTAACAGGTGCTATATCAGGTCAAACATTGTCTGGCATTGTAAAGACAGAGTCAATTCACCCAGTGGGCTCAGCAGCGTCAGTAGTTGTTAAGACTTTCGTGTCAAATATGAAGTCCTTGGCTGAATCTGAAGAGAGTCCGCAACAGAAGAGTGCCTGGTCTGCTGCTGCTCATATCTACCACAGCATCCAAAACAACTTGAAAGATTATTTCGGCAAGCTTCAGCGATGTGCCTTAAAGAGCATTGTCACATCTGATGACAACATCACAAATGCTCAGTTTAAGGAGACAGTTCCACTTCCTTGCTTAGACATGAAATATAGGCCCAGTAAGAGTGAGCCTCAGTTGCCAGAGTCCACTGGTGAAGTTACTTTACAAAGAGGCCTAAGTGAGAGCTCAAAACTTATTTGGGCACAAACTGACTCAGAAGAAAGCAAGCTCCTTCTGACAACTTGCACCAAAGAAGTCATCTCAGAGCTTCTGGTCTTGTACAACACTGAGATGTCAAAGGAGGACCCCCTGTACACTGTTGGAGAAAAAGGATCAGACTTCTCTATTGAGAGACAACAATTTGTAGAAGGTGTTCTGGCTCAGCTTGGGGATATCTCCCATTCCAGGGCCTCATCATCAATAGTATGTGAGTTCCCCTCTCAAATTGAGGACAGCAGAAGTAATGCCACAGCTTCTTTGACCAGTCTGTTAAATTGCATGAAAAAACTCTCAAGTGAGGAATTCAAGAGAAACGCCACTCAAGCAGTGAGTGAGTTCCTAGTTGAAAAGTCCACCAGTAGCTTAACTAGTGCAAAGCCTGCTTATTCTGTAGCGACCAGGTCTGGTTCCATTCAAAACCGGTACACATGGTCAAAGGATATTTGTGCAGATTCTGCTGCCTTTGGCATCATTGACACATTTGTGGAAGACCTGCAGAGCTTGGCGCAACCTGCagaagtagaggagagagaacctgacCTCCAGGAAAAAGCACAAAAGCTACAGAGCAGGATCTGGTCAGCTACCACTAGTTTATATAACAATATTAAGAAGACATTAAAGGACTTCACCATTCACCAGCGGAGGTCAGACATGCTGAGCAGAATGTCCAGTCATATACCCACAGAGGACTCTGAACATCTTGGGACTAAGGAGCACATTTGTTTGGCAAGCCAGGACTTGAGGCAAGCTAGTAAGAGTGTGCCTCACTTGCCCAGTTTGAACCTTGAAGTGGCTCTACACAGGGGTGTCAGCGAGAGTTCAAAACTTCTCTGGACTGAAACAGACGAGGCTCTACTGACCAATAGTACCAAAGAGGTCATTTCAACAATCTTGACCTCATGCGAGGATCAGACATCAAATGCACCTTGCTTCTCCACAGTAGGAAAGAAAATATCTGATATGTCCCTTGAGGTCAACGTGTTGGTAGGTGGTGTTCTGTCTCAGCTGAATAACATCTCCTGGTCAAGGTCCCCAACACCATGTGAAGACATGTTTGAACGTCTCCAAGATTCTCCTGAGCGAACCTCTCCAGTAAGTCTAGATTGCAGCACGGCTGCCTCCAAAGGCATTGCATCTTCCCATAGTCTTTCAACAAAGAGCCTCCAGAAACTCTCTAGTCATGAGTTCCAAACCAAAGCTGAGAAAGGAGTGAGTGAGGTCCTCTCTAGATCATTTAACATTGTGGAGGAAGGTACAACAGATCAGTCTGTATCTACATCCACCACATCTACTGATATTATACAAACCATGGTGAAAGACCAGCAGGAGCTCACCCAGACCACCCATTCATCTGACATGGTATCTGGAACCTCCCTGCTCACCACTGGACAGGTTTCTGAGAAAAGGATCTGGTCTGTTGCTCGTAACATCTACCACAGTCTGCAAAGTAAGATTAAGGAGATTATCAGAAAAGATCTTCAAAGATCAGACACAACTCTTGATTCAATCAAAATGTTTACATATCAAAGCAGTTCTGCATCACTGAGAGCTAATCTCGGCCATCTTGAGGTCAACCAGAGCAGTGTTACATCTGGTGGAAAAGATGCCTGTGTGGACATTCCGCATAAATTACTACCTAAAACCACTGAGCTCTCAGGATCCATGCTGGAGGATAATGGCATGATCCGTTGTAGGAGTGCTGCCAGCCAAAAGACAAGAAAGCCCTCTTCTTCacgctcctccatctctccaacaCCTACTTCAAAATCAAGGCAGTCGCAATGGCACTTTGCTTTACCCGGGACTCCCATACCCACTGAGTTTCCTGCTCAGATTGACTTTCCCATTGTAAGAAACACAATCATTGAGGACTTCATTCACACAGAGGACTTACTTCCTCTAACCTTTGTGGACAAAGTCAGGCAAGCTGCTGGGGTGGTAGTGAACATTATGGTGGAAAGTGTTGAGAACACACAGGAAAATGGACAGGGTGCTTCTCATCTTAACGACCTCCGTTCTGCTGTTaggaaattgagaaaaataaTTTCCACTTGGACCATCCACATTTTCAGTCATGAATTGGTAGATAAAGTGATAGCCATTCAGGACAGCCACAGCACTCCACATGTCTTAACATTGGAAGCAGCCAAAAGTGTTTCAGACTCCATTCTTTCAAGGCTGAAATGGGGAAAGGAACAATGTGCCATATCCAAGAAGCTCTCCTCCCATCTTCTCCAGATATTTGCTGAAGAGATAGTGAAGGGCTTCCTAAAACAGTGGTCAGATGAGTATGAAAATATAAACTTTGATGTTTCAGTACAGAACGATCCAAAGACTTCTACTTGTATGGTCATTCTTCAAATGATCACCAAAGCCACTGCTAAATGTTATTTTGAGTCCACTACCAGCGTGGCCACCAGTGACATTGTAGATGGCGTGTTTGATTTGGCAAGGGATACCACCAGCAGTACTGGAGAGCAGGTCCTCACCTTTAACACAAAG GGTTCCAAGAAAGTTAGTAAGAACCTCTGTCCTCAAGAGTCTCTGGAGTACCAGCCTCAGAACACTTCCCCTACTGTGTACTTTACAG AGTCGATGACAAATTCTCATGGCTTCTTTGCTCCAGAGGGAAATTATGATATTGCATCGTCCTTCCCACTTGAAGAGAAGAGTCGCAAACCCTCCCTTTTCACCAGATTGTGTAGAGCCATCACGAAAGGCTTTTCCAGCCCATTCAAATCTTCAAGGAAAAGCAAATTATTTCATTAA